From Toxorhynchites rutilus septentrionalis strain SRP chromosome 2, ASM2978413v1, whole genome shotgun sequence, a single genomic window includes:
- the LOC129764612 gene encoding vacuole membrane protein 1-like isoform X4, which translates to MAQSKVERSSKRRKAGSNGMAFPPADTNDERVDQAGGNNLVLWRNPIKTFKYTILEVTLLLQLYGNRLLLQRKLLTSIAILLITALVFCYLPGSHQYFITLIKAKSLHIIYWTGLGILSSVGFGTGLHTFLLYLGPHIASVTLAAYECNTLNFPEPPYPNEILCPDEMKSIISPSMWSIMSKVRLEAFLWGVGTALGELPPYFMARASRLSGTEDREQEFREIEELQKRKTHGEKLSLFERGKLAMEKFVEKVGFFGILLCASIPNPLFDLAGITCGHFLVPFWTFFGATLIGKAIVKMHIQKMFVIIAFNENLVEKAVDLLQIIPFIGKTLQEPFKAFLQNQKDRLHRETDKLSRNSSNMIQNLFEYFVISMVCFFILSIINSLAQNYAKRLQSAKKK; encoded by the exons ATGGCTCAATCTAAAGTGGAGCGGTCTTCAAAACGACGAAAAGCGGGATCAAATGGAATGGCTTTTCCACCGGCAGATACTAATGACGAACGAGTAGATCAAGCAGGAGGGAATAATTTAGTCCTATGGCGTAATCCTATCAAGACATTCAAGTATACAATACTAGAAGTTACATTGCTCTTGCAGCTATATGGAAATCG ATTACTTCTCCAACGAAAGTTGTTAACAAGTATAGCTATTCTTCTAATAACAGCCTTGGTATTTTGCTATTTGCCTGGTTCACACCAATATTTTATAACATTAATCAAAGCAAAAAGTCTGCATATAATATACTGGACTGGCTTGGGGATATTATCATCCGTTGGATTTGGTACGGGTTTACACACGTTCTTGTTATACCTCGGACCACACATAGCAAGTGTAACTTTGGCGGCCTATGAATGTAATACTTTGAACTTCCCTGAGCCTCCTTATCCGAATGA GATATTGTGCCCTGATGaaatgaaatcgattatttcgcCATCTATGTGGAGTATTATGTCAAAAGTTCGACTCGAGGCGTTTCTATGGGGCGTTGGGACCGCTCTTGGTGAACTGCCACCATATTTCATGGCAAGAGCTTCTAGATTATCTGGAACAGAGGATCGAGAACAAGAGTTTCGTGAAATAGAAGAACTTCAGAAACGAAAAACCCATGGCGAAAAATTGAGCCTTTTCGAAAGGGGTAAACTAGCGATGGAAAAATTTGTCGAGAAAGTTGGCTTTTTCGGAATTCTGTTATGTGCAAGC ATTCCAAATCCACTTTTCGATCTAGCTGGCATAACTTGCGGACATTTTTTAGTACCCTTTTGGACGTTTTTCGGAGCTACATTGATTGGGAAAGCCATTGTTAAAATGCAcattcaaaaaatgtttgttataATTGCCTTCAACGAGAACCTAGTAGAAAAAGCAGTTGACTTGTTGCAAATAATTCCTTTTATAGGGAAAACATTACAGGAGCCATTCAAAGCATTTCTTCAAAACCAAAAAGACAGACTTCATAGAGAAACAGACAAATTATCACGTAATTCTAGTAATATGAttcaaaatttatttgaatatttcgttatatctatggtatgtTTTTTCATATTATCCATCATCAATTCTCTTGCTCAAAATTATGCTAAGAGATTACAAAGCGCGAAGAAAAAATAG
- the LOC129764612 gene encoding vacuole membrane protein 1-like isoform X3, whose amino-acid sequence MVICIQSMCNKSGEYGKPSVGQRRRTRKNGFLEEKMLRRLGHGMAQSKVERSSKRRKAGSNGMAFPPADTNDERVDQAGGNNLVLWRNPIKTFKYTILEVTLLLQLYGNRLLLQRKLLTSIAILLITALVFCYLPGSHQYFITLIKAKSLHIIYWTGLGILSSVGFGTGLHTFLLYLGPHIASVTLAAYECNTLNFPEPPYPNEILCPDEMKSIISPSMWSIMSKVRLEAFLWGVGTALGELPPYFMARASRLSGTEDREQEFREIEELQKRKTHGEKLSLFERGKLAMEKFVEKVGFFGILLCASIPNPLFDLAGITCGHFLVPFWTFFGATLIGKAIVKMHIQKMFVIIAFNENLVEKAVDLLQIIPFIGKTLQEPFKAFLQNQKDRLHRETDKLSRNSSNMIQNLFEYFVISMVCFFILSIINSLAQNYAKRLQSAKKK is encoded by the exons TTACGGAGATTAGGTCACGGAATGGCTCAATCTAAAGTGGAGCGGTCTTCAAAACGACGAAAAGCGGGATCAAATGGAATGGCTTTTCCACCGGCAGATACTAATGACGAACGAGTAGATCAAGCAGGAGGGAATAATTTAGTCCTATGGCGTAATCCTATCAAGACATTCAAGTATACAATACTAGAAGTTACATTGCTCTTGCAGCTATATGGAAATCG ATTACTTCTCCAACGAAAGTTGTTAACAAGTATAGCTATTCTTCTAATAACAGCCTTGGTATTTTGCTATTTGCCTGGTTCACACCAATATTTTATAACATTAATCAAAGCAAAAAGTCTGCATATAATATACTGGACTGGCTTGGGGATATTATCATCCGTTGGATTTGGTACGGGTTTACACACGTTCTTGTTATACCTCGGACCACACATAGCAAGTGTAACTTTGGCGGCCTATGAATGTAATACTTTGAACTTCCCTGAGCCTCCTTATCCGAATGA GATATTGTGCCCTGATGaaatgaaatcgattatttcgcCATCTATGTGGAGTATTATGTCAAAAGTTCGACTCGAGGCGTTTCTATGGGGCGTTGGGACCGCTCTTGGTGAACTGCCACCATATTTCATGGCAAGAGCTTCTAGATTATCTGGAACAGAGGATCGAGAACAAGAGTTTCGTGAAATAGAAGAACTTCAGAAACGAAAAACCCATGGCGAAAAATTGAGCCTTTTCGAAAGGGGTAAACTAGCGATGGAAAAATTTGTCGAGAAAGTTGGCTTTTTCGGAATTCTGTTATGTGCAAGC ATTCCAAATCCACTTTTCGATCTAGCTGGCATAACTTGCGGACATTTTTTAGTACCCTTTTGGACGTTTTTCGGAGCTACATTGATTGGGAAAGCCATTGTTAAAATGCAcattcaaaaaatgtttgttataATTGCCTTCAACGAGAACCTAGTAGAAAAAGCAGTTGACTTGTTGCAAATAATTCCTTTTATAGGGAAAACATTACAGGAGCCATTCAAAGCATTTCTTCAAAACCAAAAAGACAGACTTCATAGAGAAACAGACAAATTATCACGTAATTCTAGTAATATGAttcaaaatttatttgaatatttcgttatatctatggtatgtTTTTTCATATTATCCATCATCAATTCTCTTGCTCAAAATTATGCTAAGAGATTACAAAGCGCGAAGAAAAAATAG